From Pseudovibrio sp. Tun.PSC04-5.I4, a single genomic window includes:
- a CDS encoding heme ABC transporter ATP-binding protein, which yields MLEAVNVTFSVGPKKLLQDVYFQSNPGELTVIIGPNGAGKSTLMKCLTGDLKLSAGSVTLDGTSIRDIPPVDLASRRAVLPQNSQLSFPFSVEEVVMLGVLAGAHGLGENELRSRVVEALRRVGLGAYLQRFYQELSGGEKQRVHLARVLCQVWSPQQGGVANYLFLDEPTASLDLKHQIDVLEAGRRYANDGGGVVAVLHDIDLACVYADKVFVLNHGKLVAHGAPKDVVTSDLLRSVYHLSDQMLETKWGHLAKGQNLGKSWSDLRPL from the coding sequence ATGCTCGAAGCAGTGAATGTGACTTTTAGTGTAGGACCGAAGAAGCTTCTGCAAGATGTGTATTTCCAAAGCAACCCAGGTGAGCTGACAGTTATTATTGGCCCCAACGGTGCTGGTAAGTCGACACTGATGAAATGCCTGACAGGAGACTTGAAGCTGTCTGCGGGCTCGGTAACACTAGATGGGACCTCTATTCGGGATATCCCTCCAGTTGATCTTGCAAGTCGTCGTGCAGTTTTGCCGCAAAACTCGCAACTCTCTTTTCCGTTTTCGGTTGAGGAGGTCGTGATGTTGGGGGTGCTGGCAGGCGCGCACGGCCTAGGTGAAAATGAGCTGCGTTCACGCGTCGTTGAGGCCTTAAGGCGCGTTGGTTTAGGGGCGTATCTCCAACGGTTCTATCAGGAACTTTCTGGCGGCGAGAAACAGCGCGTTCATCTGGCACGCGTGCTGTGTCAAGTTTGGTCGCCTCAACAAGGGGGTGTTGCAAACTATTTGTTTTTGGATGAACCAACCGCCAGTTTGGATCTAAAGCACCAGATTGACGTTCTGGAGGCAGGTCGCAGGTATGCCAATGATGGCGGCGGTGTTGTTGCCGTGCTTCATGATATTGATCTGGCTTGTGTCTATGCAGATAAGGTATTTGTCTTAAACCATGGAAAATTGGTAGCCCATGGGGCGCCTAAGGATGTTGTAACCTCAGATTTGTTGAGATCGGTATATCACCTCAGTGACCAGATGCTCGAAACCAAATGGGGCCATCTCGCCAAAGGTCAGAACCTAGGTAAATCGTGGTCCGATCTTAGACCGTTGTGA
- a CDS encoding 1,4-beta-glucanase produces MGNRGTYQEFRDALRAFESGWDRERYNDGVIQDWQLTEWAGGTAQEFYPEAETWGDLTDDQWNAMSYRSTNSLGFVGYQFGEALLIDLGYYDDDVFYGNGAATNTWDGTWTGKNGANSLDDFKTPEVQEVAIQEAFGYNLQIIENGLSNSGQTLDDFIGETFSYEQGGEQVSVALTLTGILAAAHLRGAFGTLALLQGGNVSQDEYGTSILQYVEQFGGFDSPSVDDAIDYYQDRLTGDEGVDGALPGVGVPMEDADVVVTWSFGEQDVVDDFDTEDGVIFVDWISSDQLDITDTPEGVLFSIPSNGGQTLLLAGVALADLSPSNFSIQDASAAEKIRSLIGENTAPVDPVDTTDPVDPVDPGDGDVTPPVDPGDGDDGDDGHDHDHGGEMFMLGLESESQVVAEFDPSTDMIHILEGVTGEQFEIFEESGDALGQTVRVVITDVVGNILSTTIFQGVSLADLSLANFSVAEESAFNEVVAAIGETVEQPDPGQGGGYELIYDNDGSNPPTITGETEQGGSKFRADVNADDIVGFNPETDEIDFGGSSVHGLVGSKAPSGEIVIDSPWSSAAQIVQGVTFEDVDISDFGVVGNEHLRQDMGGVISWEQGVGPREDDTVYVRSHEYGVHEVVSDFDPATMKISFLYYGTRERLSVDDTDDGLLISTLPSGQSLLIEGISLDDLVPGQLEFHHDQVIEDNLEVPFGFDQEKVTLVSREGLLTPEAPAGDTTDGYQTRPGDFGPTDPTNPVDPVDPVDPIDPVDPVDPVDPGTGVPGLVPADGNVAFTWAWGENNVITNFDPSEDKVSIGWISGDQLEFTETDDGLVISLPSNGGQTLLLEGVFLDDLSPDNFDIKDPSALQEILDLLNGEVTEPPVVDPTPDPDPTPDPEPVDPIVDPVEPGDGAPIEFLLDWQWGKQEVVEGFNPEQDTVNLGWIGGAQFEVEQTDKGVQFTLPGNGGRTLLLVGIAVADLVANSIIANDAAAQVKIDDLLANADNLAEASAGPPPVDANSIFAQEQPEANMDNPDAASTTNTRVDGAPIEVAAAAEAQEAAQPAPPAPAAPELAEQLAATIAQSNGAIGGDTVEISWDWAAQEVIPDFNPASDTIDFGNLDASQVQISDEGNGVVIEVLNNGGHTYTLNGISVDDLTAANFEADSYDTVVIGEGGVVDQVNTIHQDDGLI; encoded by the coding sequence ATGGGTAATCGTGGCACATATCAGGAATTTCGTGACGCATTGCGGGCTTTTGAATCCGGTTGGGATCGCGAAAGATACAACGACGGCGTAATTCAGGATTGGCAGCTCACCGAGTGGGCAGGCGGTACTGCACAAGAATTCTACCCGGAAGCGGAAACTTGGGGCGATTTGACGGACGACCAGTGGAATGCGATGTCCTATCGCTCCACGAACTCACTTGGGTTTGTTGGCTATCAGTTTGGTGAAGCGCTGCTTATCGACCTGGGTTATTACGATGACGATGTCTTCTACGGTAATGGTGCAGCTACCAATACTTGGGACGGCACATGGACCGGTAAAAACGGCGCAAACTCCCTCGACGATTTCAAGACACCTGAAGTTCAGGAAGTCGCTATTCAGGAAGCTTTTGGTTACAACCTCCAAATTATTGAAAATGGCTTATCTAACAGCGGACAAACACTGGATGATTTCATCGGTGAAACCTTTAGTTACGAGCAAGGCGGAGAACAGGTTAGCGTAGCCCTCACACTAACCGGTATTCTAGCAGCAGCTCATTTGCGCGGCGCTTTCGGAACATTGGCTCTCTTGCAAGGTGGCAACGTATCACAGGATGAATACGGAACGTCTATCCTGCAGTACGTAGAACAGTTTGGCGGATTTGACAGCCCGTCCGTGGACGACGCAATTGATTATTATCAGGATCGACTGACCGGCGATGAAGGCGTGGATGGCGCCCTTCCAGGTGTTGGTGTTCCAATGGAAGACGCAGACGTTGTAGTCACATGGTCCTTTGGCGAACAGGATGTGGTTGACGACTTCGACACCGAAGACGGCGTGATCTTTGTGGACTGGATCAGTAGTGATCAGTTGGATATTACAGACACACCAGAAGGCGTTCTCTTCTCCATTCCGTCCAATGGCGGACAAACCTTGCTTCTGGCAGGCGTCGCGCTGGCAGACTTATCTCCAAGTAACTTCTCAATTCAGGATGCATCAGCAGCTGAAAAAATCCGTAGCTTGATTGGCGAGAATACAGCTCCAGTAGACCCTGTTGACACAACAGACCCCGTTGACCCAGTTGATCCAGGCGACGGTGATGTAACACCTCCGGTCGATCCGGGTGATGGGGATGATGGGGATGATGGTCACGATCATGATCATGGCGGCGAGATGTTTATGCTCGGCCTTGAAAGTGAATCACAGGTTGTTGCTGAGTTCGATCCATCGACAGATATGATTCACATTTTGGAAGGTGTGACTGGCGAGCAGTTTGAAATCTTTGAGGAAAGCGGCGATGCGCTCGGCCAAACAGTCCGTGTCGTGATTACAGATGTAGTCGGGAACATCCTCTCCACGACCATCTTCCAAGGTGTATCGCTGGCAGACCTTTCTTTGGCGAACTTCTCCGTTGCTGAAGAATCAGCCTTTAACGAGGTTGTTGCCGCAATTGGTGAAACTGTTGAGCAGCCCGATCCCGGCCAGGGCGGCGGGTATGAGCTAATTTACGATAATGATGGTTCCAATCCACCAACAATCACGGGTGAGACAGAACAGGGCGGCTCAAAATTCCGTGCGGATGTCAATGCAGACGACATCGTGGGCTTTAATCCTGAAACGGATGAAATCGACTTCGGTGGAAGCTCCGTGCATGGTCTGGTCGGTTCCAAAGCACCGTCTGGTGAGATCGTAATTGATAGTCCTTGGAGTTCTGCTGCACAAATCGTGCAGGGTGTAACGTTCGAGGACGTCGACATCTCAGATTTCGGGGTTGTTGGGAATGAGCATTTACGCCAAGACATGGGAGGCGTGATCTCCTGGGAACAGGGTGTTGGTCCACGGGAAGACGATACCGTGTATGTCCGCTCACATGAGTACGGCGTCCATGAGGTCGTTTCAGATTTCGACCCCGCAACCATGAAAATCAGCTTCCTGTACTACGGAACGCGTGAGCGGTTGTCTGTAGACGATACGGATGATGGTTTGTTAATCTCAACCCTGCCAAGTGGCCAGAGCTTGCTTATCGAAGGTATCTCCTTGGATGATCTGGTTCCCGGACAGCTTGAATTCCACCACGATCAGGTGATTGAAGATAACCTCGAAGTGCCATTTGGTTTCGATCAGGAGAAAGTGACACTTGTCAGCCGTGAAGGTCTGCTGACTCCTGAAGCACCAGCTGGTGACACAACAGACGGCTATCAGACAAGACCGGGCGACTTTGGCCCAACAGATCCCACGAATCCGGTTGACCCTGTCGACCCAGTGGATCCGATTGACCCAGTTGACCCAGTTGATCCGGTAGATCCCGGCACTGGTGTTCCAGGATTGGTTCCGGCCGATGGAAATGTCGCGTTCACATGGGCATGGGGTGAAAACAACGTAATCACCAACTTCGATCCATCCGAAGATAAAGTGAGTATTGGTTGGATCAGCGGAGATCAGCTCGAATTCACTGAAACTGATGATGGTTTGGTGATTTCTTTGCCGTCCAATGGCGGTCAGACACTTCTGTTGGAAGGCGTGTTCCTTGATGATTTGAGCCCGGATAACTTTGATATCAAAGATCCTTCAGCATTGCAGGAAATTCTTGATCTACTGAATGGTGAGGTAACAGAGCCTCCAGTTGTAGATCCAACGCCAGACCCTGACCCGACGCCAGATCCAGAACCCGTTGACCCAATAGTAGATCCGGTAGAGCCAGGTGATGGTGCTCCGATAGAGTTCTTATTGGATTGGCAGTGGGGCAAGCAAGAAGTTGTCGAAGGCTTCAACCCAGAACAGGATACAGTTAATCTGGGTTGGATCGGTGGTGCTCAGTTCGAGGTCGAACAAACGGACAAAGGCGTCCAGTTTACCTTGCCAGGAAATGGTGGCAGAACGCTTCTGTTGGTAGGCATTGCGGTCGCTGATCTGGTTGCAAACAGCATCATTGCAAATGATGCCGCAGCGCAGGTCAAGATAGATGATTTGTTGGCCAATGCTGACAACCTAGCGGAAGCTAGTGCAGGACCACCACCTGTCGATGCAAATTCCATCTTCGCTCAGGAACAACCAGAAGCGAATATGGACAATCCGGACGCCGCTTCAACGACAAATACTCGTGTGGACGGAGCTCCGATTGAAGTTGCTGCGGCAGCAGAGGCACAAGAAGCCGCTCAACCTGCGCCACCAGCCCCAGCAGCACCTGAACTGGCGGAGCAATTGGCCGCAACCATTGCTCAGTCCAATGGTGCAATCGGTGGTGATACCGTTGAAATTAGCTGGGATTGGGCTGCTCAGGAAGTCATCCCTGACTTCAACCCAGCATCAGATACCATCGACTTTGGAAATCTGGACGCATCGCAAGTCCAGATCTCTGATGAAGGCAACGGCGTCGTTATCGAAGTTCTGAACAATGGTGGCCACACCTACACTTTGAACGGCATCAGTGTTGACGATCTCACTGCAGCCAACTTCGAGGCAGATAGCTACGATACGGTTGTTATAGGAGAAGGCGGTGTTGTGGATCAAGTAAACACCATCCATCAGGATGATGGTTTGATCTAA
- a CDS encoding ABC transporter substrate-binding protein: MGLLAKTHEVFLRKITSIAAISVGLVCLFGAFAAQAEPSNDSQRFISIGSSLTEIVYALGAQDKLVAVDTTSLYPPEATELLNVGYMRALSAEGVLSANPDHILMMEGSGPATTVDVLKAASIQLTEVEEIYSPEGILNKIDRVGNALQMPEKAEALKAKVKSDLEAAMEYASQQAKPLKVMFVISANSGKPLIAGRGTGAHAVIGLAGATNVFSNLRGYKPVSNEAIIAAAPDVVMMMSRPGSGGASEILEGAGFNLTPAGIKGNLIVMDGVYLLGFGPRTAAAIRELSDRFAAVAAE, from the coding sequence ATGGGCTTATTAGCAAAAACTCATGAAGTTTTTTTAAGGAAAATCACCAGCATTGCTGCGATCTCAGTTGGCCTTGTTTGCTTGTTTGGTGCATTTGCAGCACAAGCAGAACCTTCCAATGACAGCCAGCGGTTCATTTCCATTGGCTCTTCCTTGACTGAGATTGTCTATGCACTAGGTGCGCAAGACAAACTTGTGGCTGTGGACACAACGAGCCTCTATCCACCTGAGGCAACAGAGCTTCTAAACGTCGGTTACATGCGTGCGTTAAGCGCAGAAGGCGTTCTCTCCGCGAACCCCGATCATATTTTGATGATGGAAGGGTCCGGTCCAGCGACGACGGTTGACGTTCTAAAAGCTGCATCAATCCAACTGACGGAAGTTGAAGAAATATATTCTCCTGAAGGTATTCTCAATAAGATTGATAGGGTCGGAAATGCTCTTCAAATGCCGGAAAAAGCGGAAGCTCTGAAGGCAAAAGTAAAGTCAGACCTTGAAGCAGCTATGGAATATGCAAGCCAACAGGCGAAACCACTCAAGGTGATGTTCGTCATTTCTGCAAACTCAGGCAAACCTTTGATTGCTGGTCGTGGAACTGGCGCTCATGCGGTGATTGGGCTCGCTGGGGCAACAAATGTCTTCTCAAATCTACGTGGGTACAAGCCGGTTTCCAATGAAGCCATTATAGCAGCTGCACCCGATGTTGTGATGATGATGTCCCGGCCCGGCTCCGGCGGTGCCTCCGAAATCTTGGAAGGTGCCGGCTTCAATCTCACCCCCGCCGGAATTAAGGGCAATCTGATCGTCATGGACGGCGTCTATCTGCTTGGCTTTGGTCCACGAACAGCCGCCGCTATCCGTGAGTTAAGTGATCGGTTCGCAGCTGTTGCAGCCGAATAA
- a CDS encoding type I secretion system permease/ATPase, which translates to MTEAFSSLRSALVGVGGVSMLLNILMLTGPLFMLQVYDRVLASGSVPTLVVLATLVGSLFLFYGILETVRGRVLSRLGQRVDAQLSGVTYEISTNLPLILGPKGAKIRPVQDLDQVRNFLSGPGPSAIFDLPWMPLYFGIVYLFHPLLGLMAIGGAVVMCLLVTLNEFTSRKPASEAAAETNRRASIVEASRANAEVVQAMGMMHTMKTRWHQGNDAYLVKQRKSADRSAMFSTIVKTFRFVLQSAMLGMGAWLVIQQEVTSGVMIASSIMTSRALAPVEQAVSQWKGFIAARQGLARLRKVIDNKKDTSNVMELPLPHQRIELEGVACGPVGLRQPFVQGVNIELSAGEGLGIIGKSGSGKSTLSRAIVGITNALAGSIRFDGSELDHWTSERVGEFVGYLPQDIQLFDGTVAENISRFKQNANPEDVIEAAKIASVHDFITSLPEGYNTVIGTAGFALSGGQRQRVALARAMYGEPFLIVLDEPNSNLDSEGEACLTHAIKLMRSRGKVVVVIAHRSSAIAAVDKVLILNEGRQVAYGPRDEVMKQLVVPVQTPHVANVPRADAPRKQGAA; encoded by the coding sequence ATTACAGAAGCATTCAGTTCACTACGGTCTGCATTGGTTGGAGTCGGTGGTGTTAGCATGCTCCTAAATATTCTGATGCTGACAGGGCCGCTGTTTATGCTTCAGGTTTATGATCGGGTTTTGGCAAGCGGGTCGGTTCCAACGCTTGTTGTTTTGGCGACGCTCGTCGGCTCTTTATTTCTGTTCTATGGAATTCTTGAAACGGTACGTGGCCGCGTTTTATCTCGTTTAGGACAACGAGTAGATGCTCAATTGTCAGGCGTAACCTATGAGATATCAACAAATCTGCCGTTGATCCTTGGCCCTAAAGGCGCGAAGATTCGTCCGGTTCAGGATTTGGATCAGGTTCGCAATTTCTTGTCAGGCCCCGGTCCTTCAGCGATTTTCGATTTGCCTTGGATGCCGTTGTATTTTGGCATTGTATATCTCTTCCATCCATTATTGGGCCTGATGGCAATTGGAGGGGCAGTGGTCATGTGTTTACTGGTAACCCTCAACGAATTCACGTCTCGCAAACCAGCTTCAGAAGCCGCAGCTGAAACCAACCGTCGCGCATCCATCGTAGAAGCGAGCCGTGCCAACGCTGAAGTGGTGCAGGCGATGGGAATGATGCATACGATGAAGACCCGTTGGCATCAGGGCAATGACGCATATCTGGTTAAACAACGAAAATCTGCTGATAGGTCAGCTATGTTTTCAACCATCGTCAAAACATTCCGTTTTGTCTTGCAATCCGCGATGCTCGGAATGGGAGCTTGGCTGGTGATCCAGCAAGAGGTGACATCAGGTGTGATGATTGCATCTTCAATCATGACGTCCCGTGCCTTGGCACCTGTTGAGCAAGCTGTTTCTCAATGGAAGGGCTTTATTGCGGCCCGACAAGGACTGGCTCGCCTGAGGAAGGTCATCGATAATAAGAAAGACACCAGCAATGTGATGGAACTGCCTTTACCACATCAACGCATAGAGTTGGAAGGCGTGGCCTGTGGCCCTGTCGGTCTTCGTCAGCCATTCGTTCAAGGTGTTAATATTGAACTTTCTGCCGGTGAAGGCCTTGGTATCATCGGAAAATCTGGCTCCGGAAAATCTACATTGTCCCGTGCTATTGTTGGCATCACCAACGCACTAGCAGGCTCAATCCGGTTCGATGGGTCTGAGTTGGATCATTGGACTTCAGAGCGCGTCGGAGAGTTTGTAGGCTATCTGCCGCAGGATATTCAGCTGTTCGATGGGACCGTTGCCGAAAATATCTCTCGTTTCAAACAAAATGCTAATCCAGAGGATGTTATCGAAGCGGCAAAAATCGCAAGTGTGCATGATTTCATCACCAGCTTGCCGGAAGGATACAATACCGTCATTGGAACGGCCGGTTTTGCTTTGTCGGGAGGTCAACGACAACGGGTTGCCCTCGCCCGCGCTATGTATGGTGAACCATTCCTCATTGTGTTGGATGAACCCAACTCCAACCTCGACTCCGAGGGGGAAGCCTGCCTGACCCATGCCATCAAACTGATGAGAAGCAGAGGCAAGGTTGTTGTTGTGATCGCACACCGGTCCAGTGCCATTGCCGCAGTCGATAAAGTCCTGATCCTCAATGAAGGGCGTCAGGTCGCATATGGTCCACGAGACGAAGTTATGAAGCAGCTCGTTGTACCTGTCCAAACGCCGCACGTGGCAAACGTGCCTCGAGCAGATGCTCCCCGAAAACAAGGAGCCGCCTGA
- a CDS encoding iron chelate uptake ABC transporter family permease subunit, with protein MTLPDAYRQQRDTAKTNREICQQYSIRALSGLLLIICVISLAVGPTEVSFQHIFGAIRYWLLDDARALSLREKVVLMDIRMPRTLLGGLVGAALAASGAMMQGLFRNPLADPGLVGVSSGSALAAVCVITLSASLPAWVLDGYSVYLLPWGAFVGGVVTTALLYKISTRRGQTSISTMLLAGIALGALSGAVTGFLVFGSTDEELRDLTFWSMGGLGSSTWPRVWATLPFALAVFISLPFTAKGLNALLLGEAEAFHLGFNTQQLKRLIILLVAGATGASVAAAGAIGFVGIIVPHLLRMLIGPDHRFLLPSCALLGASLLVAADVIARTIVAPAELPIGIITAVIGAPVFLSILLSRKTQFQL; from the coding sequence ATGACACTTCCGGATGCCTACAGACAGCAGCGGGATACCGCAAAAACAAACAGAGAGATTTGTCAGCAATATTCCATTCGTGCGTTGAGTGGTTTGCTGCTGATTATATGTGTGATTTCTTTGGCTGTTGGGCCAACAGAAGTGTCATTCCAGCATATTTTCGGAGCAATTCGCTATTGGCTTCTGGATGATGCCAGAGCCCTTTCTCTTCGCGAAAAAGTGGTGCTGATGGACATTCGTATGCCACGCACCTTGTTGGGTGGCCTAGTGGGCGCTGCGTTAGCTGCATCCGGTGCCATGATGCAGGGGTTGTTTCGCAATCCCCTAGCAGATCCCGGTCTCGTTGGCGTTTCATCTGGCTCGGCGTTGGCAGCAGTTTGTGTCATCACACTCTCTGCTTCTCTTCCTGCATGGGTGTTGGATGGATATTCAGTCTATCTGCTGCCATGGGGAGCCTTCGTTGGTGGTGTCGTCACAACCGCCCTACTCTACAAAATTTCAACGCGTCGCGGGCAGACGTCTATCTCAACAATGTTACTGGCAGGGATCGCGTTAGGAGCTCTCTCTGGAGCAGTTACAGGTTTTCTTGTCTTCGGTAGTACTGATGAAGAACTTAGAGATTTAACGTTCTGGAGCATGGGTGGCCTTGGAAGTTCCACTTGGCCTCGGGTTTGGGCCACTCTTCCATTTGCACTAGCTGTTTTTATATCCCTTCCCTTCACCGCAAAGGGTTTGAACGCCCTGTTGTTGGGTGAAGCGGAAGCATTTCACTTGGGCTTCAATACGCAGCAGCTAAAAAGATTGATCATCCTGCTGGTGGCTGGGGCCACGGGGGCATCTGTTGCAGCAGCTGGCGCGATTGGATTTGTTGGAATTATCGTACCGCATCTGTTGCGCATGTTAATTGGGCCGGATCATCGCTTCCTCCTACCATCCTGTGCATTGCTCGGAGCATCTTTACTGGTAGCCGCTGATGTGATCGCGCGTACCATTGTTGCTCCTGCGGAGCTTCCAATTGGGATCATCACAGCAGTAATCGGTGCACCGGTATTCCTTTCCATTCTGCTTAGCCGCAAAACCCAGTTCCAGTTGTGA